CATTGTAGGCTTCCTTCTCAAGATGAGCTACGTTATCACCCCCACATTATAATTGCGTTCCCTTTTTTTGTTATAACAGcactttttttactttgatgCACATTTATGGAAAAGATGCCATAAAGACTGAAGAGAATTAATTTGAGATGAAatagttataaatttaaataaaatgatactaatttaataattttattaaaaaattacatatataaaatctaattaaatttaaattaacttaTTTACAAAAcacttgtaaaaataaatataaccaCATTTCCGTTATGATGtagtatgaatattttttttttttgagaggaataaatagcacgctacccgtttcgcttattttatttagaaataaacttagctgaaaataggaatcaattaggattcaaattttggaCCTCGGTATCAATTACTAATTCCTTTGTCACCTGCTCTAGTAACGATTAGTTGTAGTGTGAATAGTTGAAATGACTAATTCAATGAAAAGGTCCGAAAATGCGTTAAGTAGCGGATGAAGCTCCCATCCAAGCCGACTTGACCGGTAGATTgaaattaaaagatttttttaaaaaagaacaaaaatgtcaaaaattgtGAATCATTTGCGGTTCTCTGTTGAAAATAACGCGCTCTCATGGACCTGGCCTCGAAATGTGTCCCGGTTCATGCCTCCTCTCTCGAATCCCCCCAAACCCACTCCGTACAAAATCACCATTATTGTGCCCTTCCCACTCCATCCCCTTCCCCNaaaactcaatagtactaagggcttggtactatcaatagtatagtagatcgactctctctatctctctctctctctccaccattAATGGAGGCAACCTATCGCTCGTCCTCCACGCCTAATTCCACCTTCCGCTACTGCCACTGCCGCTGCTTCCGCCGCTGTTGTCGCTGCTTCGTTTGCTGCTACTGTTGCTCCTCTCCCTCTGATCTTTTCTAGGTTTAGGGTTCCGATTAgggtttttttgaaaaatttttgttATGGATCTGACGGGGCCTCAATCGAAGCTCTCGCTGGGGTTTCACCATGCCCATGGCGCCCCGATCGCCACAAACGGCTCGATTTCCCTTCAGATCGATTCGAGACACCGAGATCTGCCCCGGGATCCGCGGCCGATCCCGTTGCAGCTTCTAGATCAGCAATCGGGGAATTTCAAGGACGATCCGGAGGAATCCGATGACGAGGGGAGGAGAGAAGAGGCGGAGGACGAGAAAGACGAGGAGTTCAGCTTCCTCGGCCACCAGTTATCCCTTAAGAGGCGGCGAAGGGACGAGTCCTCTTCTTCGTGCTCGTCCTCCTCGCTACATCCCTCAAAAAGGGCTCTGATTGAGCCCGATCTCGAGACACGAAGGTCAGCGGTGCGTTCATGGGGGAATCAGCCACTATCCATGGCCGACCCCGATGTATGTGGCATcatggagaaggagagggatCGCCAGGTGAGGGGGATCGAGCTCATCGCCTCGGAGAACTTCGTTTGCCGCGCGGTTCTCGATGCCCTAGGAAGCCACCTTACCAACAAGTATTCCGAGGGTTTGCCGGGGGCCCGATACTACGGCGGCAACCAGTACATCGACCAGATTGAGAGGCTGTGCCATGAGCGAGCCCTCGCGGCCTTTGATCTCGATCCCGAGTGCTGGGGCGTGAATGTCCAGCCCTACTCATGCACCTCTGCCAACTTTGCGGTTTACACTGGGCTGCTGCTCCCGAAGGATCGAATTATGGGGCTGGATTCGCCATCTGGTGGGCATGTAAGTCATGGATACCACACGCCAGGTGGAAAGAAGATTTCCGGTGCCTCCATTTTCTTCGAGTGCCTGTCTTATAAGGTGAACCCACAAACAGGATACATTGATTATGATAAGCTTGAGGAAAAGGCGATAGATTACCGCCCGAAGATACTAATCTGTGGGGGGAGCTCGTATCCGAGGGAGTGGGATTATCCTCGGCTTAGACAGATAGCAAATAAGTGCGGAGCAGTTTTGATGTGTGACATGGCGCATATTAGCGGTCTTGTGGCGGCGAAGGTAAACTGCTTTCTCTTTGGCATgcccttttttttgtgtgtattaTATAGTTTTGTAAATTCATCAATTCTAACCCGCTTGTAGAGTTAACAGTAAAGTTTGTGTTCAAGAACATTTGTTTAGAAACTCCTTATCTTTTTACTCGTTAGCTCTTCATTTACTCGATTAAAGGATCATAAAGAGTATGTTAGGAGTTTTATATGGTTCTATCGTGTCATGTTGTTGTAAGTTTACACTACTTACTCATGTCTGTTTTGATAGTTTGAGAGATAGAAATATAGATGTGGAAATTCAGCAGCTGCTCAAATTGTATATCAAGCAGAAGTcacaaaatagaataaaattatttgaaattaaaggcATCCTGAAATTTTGTTCTCTGAAGTGGTTTTCTCTAACTCAAGAGCTGTGATCAATGTTAAGCTTCTGCACATGTGAGATGCGGCAACTTCTCTAGGAAATGCAAAGGCTTAGCTTTTGCTATATTGGTGTAGAGTCCTTGTGAAGTTTGTCCCTGTAGCATTTGTTGaaaccagtttttttttttaaaaaacgtAGGATGTCAACTTCTGCGTGGCTGTTGATAATTAGTTCAGCAGTTGAGCTTCTAAACTTTCTTATAAGGTTTCATAATAGTTGAGcactgtttttattttctattgcaTTTACTTTAATTAAGTACTAAGGGAGATGCTACTAATTGGTCTGATGATCAAGATAGGACTGAGTTAACAAATGAACAGGTAGTGATTAAGATGGTGAGGTTCTAATTAAGTTCTGATGGAGGATGATGGGAAGTAAATTGGTAGTTATGATATTTTACTTGTTAACTTTTTTGCATGGTCTTTGTTGTCTGTGATGCAATTCTTAAGAGATTTTGGTTGGTTTGCCTTTTAAAACATTCATTATTTCGTCTAATAATTGACAGAAATATCTTTAACCTAGTTGATTCGCCAATGTGTCAATATCTAGTTAAGAATGATTATTTGACTGGTACTAAGAATTTTGCTTGGCTTTTATCAACTGCAGGAATGCCTAAGCCCATTTGACTACTGTGATATCGTTACTTCAACTACTCATAAACTCCTTCGTGGTCCTAGGGGTGGTATAATCTTTTTCAGGAAAGGAAAGAAACCAAGGCACCTTGTGCCTTCTTTATGGCAGGCAGATGGAGCTGATCAATATGATTTCGAAGATAGAATTAATTTTGCTGTTTTTCCATCATTGCAAGGGGGACCTCACAACAGCCATATCGCTGCTTTGGCAATAGCTCTAAAGCAAGTGGCCACACCAGAATATAAAGCTTATATTCAACAGGTCAAGAAAAATGCTCAAGCTTTAGCATCTGCTTTGCTCAGCAGAAACTGTAAATTAGTTACTGGAGGCACGGACAACCATTTACTGCTTTGGGATCTAAGAACATTTGGATTAAcaggtattcaaaattttgctttattttttacttttgtagCTGTAAAGTACTCGTCTAGTCACATCTGTTTACTCCAAGTTAAGCCTAATATTGTTCTGGTGTGATTGTCTTGAAACGATCAATATATCAGTTTTACTCATTCAAGTCATATTGGTATGACAaataaggattaaaaaaaaggacaataatttattttctgacTTTTTTGTCAGTTTTTTGACATGTTGCTATGGACCTGTGACTGTGTTACTCACAGTTGTCTCTTTATTCTGATTTGCCCTGAATTATCATTtgttcttcaccttcttttacTTCGGGTTTTTCATACCATACTACCTGTGTTATATTAGGCAGAATCCTTGTATCTCAAATTTAATGTTATCAGCATCGTCATAGGTTATACAAGAAAGTTGAAAAAGCGTaagagcatttttttttattgtgaaaTTGATGCGTAGATGCTTTAACAACTGCGGTTTTACTCTTTCTTGAACTTCTCTATTGTGTCAgtgaattattaatttatattcagGATGTGAGATTTATAATTTGATGAAGGTGGGTGAAGTGAAGTATCAAAATGAGTTTATCAATGAGCATGTAATCAGAAGAGCCACTCATTAGGATAGTGCATTCAAGCCACCTTtcaatttaaaactttacagaTAACATAACAAAATTCGAAGATGGAATAAAACACTTTCTAAGAGCTGCCATTAGAGCCACTCATTAGGATATTGCATTCAAGCCACCCGCCAattggaaaattttgaaatagtataCTGAAAATTGAGATGGAATAAGGCACTTTATAAAAGGTGCCATTAGCACTTAGGAGATTTGTTGCGTAAATGTAACTTGTCTACTTGCTTTTCTTATATGGTGCTTTACGGCTGGAAAAATGGAAAATCTTTATATAGCACTAGCATAGTCGCTGTTGtggtattctgtgattttactATTGCCTTTTTTACAAAGAAAACATCAGCTATTCGGTTGCAAGGTAGATACAGTACATTACTGAATAGTATCCAGCCTTACTTTTCACATGCCAATGACAAACCAAGAAATTGAAAACTCTACTCCTGTAGATCGATACTGAGAAACATTCCACGTGTATTATCTGGATTTCAAGATAATCAACCAAACTTTCTTTGTTGATGATGGGAATGTTATGAATTTTAACAGGAAAAAACTTTGAGAAGGTTTGCGAGGCATGCCACATTTCTGTGAACAAGACTACGATATATGGTGACAACGGCACCATCTCTTCTGGAGGAATAAGAATAGGTGAAGTCCTGCAATCTTCTTTCTGTAATCTAATGTAAATCAGTGTAAGGACTATTATTGAAAGATTTTAGCCACTGATTTTGGTTTCTTTAGGTACTCCTGCCATGACAACAAGAGGTTGCTTAGAGGGGGACTTTGAAACGATTGCTGAGTTCCTTCTGAGGGCCGCCCAGATAGCTAGCTCTGTCCAGAGGGAACATGGGAAGCAGCAAAGGGAGTTCCTTAAGGGTCTTCAGAACAATAGAGATGCTCTTGCACTTAGAAACAGCGTCGAAACCTTCGCCTCACAGTTCGCCATGCCGGGCTTTGATGTATGAGCTGCTTTACACAAATCTCACCTTTACATATTCAATCCTTAACATTTTGTCACTAGTACCTCAACCTGATG
The nucleotide sequence above comes from Ananas comosus cultivar F153 linkage group 17, ASM154086v1, whole genome shotgun sequence. Encoded proteins:
- the LOC109723175 gene encoding serine hydroxymethyltransferase 7-like, with the translated sequence MDLTGPQSKLSLGFHHAHGAPIATNGSISLQIDSRHRDLPRDPRPIPLQLLDQQSGNFKDDPEESDDEGRREEAEDEKDEEFSFLGHQLSLKRRRRDESSSSCSSSSLHPSKRALIEPDLETRRSAVRSWGNQPLSMADPDVCGIMEKERDRQVRGIELIASENFVCRAVLDALGSHLTNKYSEGLPGARYYGGNQYIDQIERLCHERALAAFDLDPECWGVNVQPYSCTSANFAVYTGLLLPKDRIMGLDSPSGGHVSHGYHTPGGKKISGASIFFECLSYKVNPQTGYIDYDKLEEKAIDYRPKILICGGSSYPREWDYPRLRQIANKCGAVLMCDMAHISGLVAAKECLSPFDYCDIVTSTTHKLLRGPRGGIIFFRKGKKPRHLVPSLWQADGADQYDFEDRINFAVFPSLQGGPHNSHIAALAIALKQVATPEYKAYIQQVKKNAQALASALLSRNCKLVTGGTDNHLLLWDLRTFGLTGKNFEKVCEACHISVNKTTIYGDNGTISSGGIRIGTPAMTTRGCLEGDFETIAEFLLRAAQIASSVQREHGKQQREFLKGLQNNRDALALRNSVETFASQFAMPGFDV